The window CAATTCAGTAGATACACAGCTACATACAGCTATTTTACAGTTGATTCAAGACATCAGAACTCCATTAATCATCACCACACAAGAGCGACTACATTCACCTGAACGTGCTTTGATTACCTACGACGTTCCCAAACTCACCCACAGTGAACAATTAGCCATCTGGCAATCTTCCCTCGGTTCATCCGCCGCCGAACTGAACGGACATGTAGAAGCACTCGTCACTCAATTTAACCTCAGCACTCCTGCAATCCTAGCCGCCTGTTTGAAAGTCAAAGGAGAGATGCACATAGAACAAGAGGTAGAGAATTCTGCATCCCAAATCCAAAATCAGTTGTGGGATATTTGTCGCACAATGGCACGCCCACGCTTAGATGACTTAGCTCAACACATTGAATCAACGGCTACCTGGAAAGACTTGGTATTACCAGAACAACAACGCCAAATCTTAAAAAATATATCGGCTCATGTCCGGCAACGCGCTAAGGTTTATCAGGATTGGGGGTTTGCAGGTAAGAGTAGTCGAGGTTTAGGCATCAGCGCCCTGTTTTCAGGAGCTTCCGGTACGGGTAAAACGATGGCAGCAGAGATGCTATCCCAGGAATTGCACCTTGACCTTTATCGCATTGACCTGAGTGCAGTGGTGAGTAAATATATCGGTGAGACCGAAAAGAATCTGCGGCGAATCTTTGATGCGGCAGAAGCTGGGGGGGCGATTTTGCTGTTTGATGAAGCGGATGCTTTGTTTGGAAAGCGCTCTGAAGTTAAGGATAGCCACGATCGCCATGCTAATGTGGAAGTCAGCTATCTGCTCCAACGCATGGAAGCTTACCAAGGTTTGGCAATTTTAACCACCAATCTCAAAGGCTCTTTGGATCAAGCCTTTCTACGCCGTATCCGTTTTGTGATATCATTCCCCTTCCCGGATGCGAAAGCTAGAGCCGAGATTTGGCAACGTATCTTCCCCAGTCGAACCCCAACCCAGGAACTAGATGTAGACAAGTTGGGAAAGTTGAATGTCGCGGGGGGAAATATCCGCAATATAGCCTTAAATGCGGCTTTTCTTGCTGCGGATGCGGGAGAGCCAGTGATGATGAAACATATTCTAAAATCGGCGAAGAGTGAATATGTCAAATTAGAGCGATCGCTAACTGATACTGAGATTCGAGGTTGGGTCTGATTGCTGTTTCAACAAAATAGATCATCTGTTATTGAGGTTAGCGTGCTTAGTCTTGTTACCCCCATTGCGGGTAAAAAATCAGGATAATCCAACTAGCGATGAAGAAAGCAGCGAATAATCCAATCATAATTTCCAAAGACCAGGGTACATTGAAGCTGCCGAGTAGCGGAGTCGCAGAGAGCAGCAAAATAAACAAAAATATTAAGATAAACCAAACCATCGCGTTATACCCCTTGAATTTACGTCTACAAAAGTCACTGGCACCGAGTTGAATTTTGAACTGATAAAACAGGTTAGCACTAGCCTAGCGTGTCCGAAGAACATAGGGAATCACACTTGAGTTAAGGTGCAATACAGCAGAGAGGTGACTCTACATTATCAGGAAAGTTCAAGAAGTGTTTGACTCAATGACCCTAGAAGGAGAACATTTTTTGCCCAATCTTGTCCCCATTCAACGTTTACGAGCATTGAGATGACAGAATTCAAGCGTATAGCTCTTAGCTCAATTTTAGCGATAATCTCAATAACAGGGGGCTGTGCAGAAGACCCATTTCCTCAACCCACAATCCCTATATCATCGCATTCGTCTGGTGTTACAAAACCAACAAAATTAGCTCAATCTCCCCTCAAATCGCCGACAAAAAAGGCTCAAAAAGAAGCTATTTTCGTCTTAGGCGGAGCAACAGAACGAGAGCGATTTGCCGCGAAATTCGCGCAGCAACACCCCCGACTCCCTATTTGGGTGTCTTCGGGTAGTCCTGAAACCTATGCACGAAAGGTATTTGCAAGGGCAGGCATTAAAAAAAGTCGTGTCCACTTGGACTATGAAGCCGTTGATACAGTGACGAACTTCACAAGTTTAGCGGATGAGTTTCAATACCTGGGAATTAATCGCGTATATTTAATTACTTCATCAGACCACATGCGCCGTGCTCGTGTAATTGGAGAAATCGTGTTTGGTAGTCGAGGAATTCAGTTAAAGCCTGTACCTGTGTCGAATAAACGTACACCTGAACCGCCTGAAAAATGTCTTCGGGATGGTATAAGAGCTATCCTCTGGGTCAATGCTAATTATACGGATTCCAGTCTGAATCAGGGAGATTCGACGGTGTCAAAATCGCAAACAAACTATTCCCAGAAGCTTGATAATTGCTACAATTAATTTAATATTTAAAGTTGATTGAGCTAGATGGAAAGAGCAAAGTTTTTACTTACATCCCATCGCTTACCATCATGAATGAGTAGGGTAAGTTGAGAAACTATACACTGAAACTCTAACTCTCGATGCTGAAATTCAGGCCATGCAGCGCGGAAGTTCTGTCTGGTTAAATCTTGAAATGCAACCGTCATGTGAGGAGCAAAGGGACGGGTTTTTGAAACTGAGTCAACAATCCCCAATGATTCCTCCAGATGTGCCATCAAATCGCCTTGCAAACGCATCAGTTCTGGTGTCTTGACAACATTAATGTAAATGACACGCGGTGCAAATGCTCCAAACCCTTTAAGGATAATCGGCACTGATGTCTGGGTTTCGGCAAAAGTTGAGAGCGCTTGTTCCAGAAGCGGTAGGTGTTCCAAATGCCATTCAAAGGGAGGTTGCAGAGTAATGTGGGGCGGAGATTTCTGAGCTTTTTTGCTATTGTAGTTTTGCGCGAAGTACTCCTTAACCTCATTCGCGTAATCTTGGATTTCCTGCGGCGGCAGGAGTGCAATAAAAAAGCGACGTTTTGACTGATCCAAAGTTAGAAAATCGCCCAATCACTAAACTTTCTTGACTTGTACTATAATTTAGAATCTAAATTAATTTACGATCGCAGGTTGGAGCCGTTCTTAATTAATCGCCTCCTCTAATTCTTTGCCCAGGCTTTTTAACTTCATCTACAGACAAACTTCCACAATCGTTGTCCCACCGTGCCGTCCATAAAAAATTGTAGGGGTTCATTTTCGCCAAACTCTTCACGGTTCACCAGTTCAGATTGGGCATTGAATCTTGCGACTGCCTTCCGTCGCCATCCCTGTAACGGACAGCTCATCGACACAAAAGTCTTTTCTGCCACTATCCCCATTTCATCCGGTTTGGCTCGGACAGCCATCCGCCAAAATAAATAGGTGCCGTTGCTACCTTGTACAGATTCTGTATCGATATAGTAATCGGTTCCCTGCTCATCGCGAGTGACTAAAACCCAGTTTTCCGCAAGGGCAGGTAAGGCAGTCATTAAACTGGCAAAGAACACGAGAAAAAGTATCCTGGGCATAAGTATACTTAAGGGAAAACCCTTGGCTCTAGGGAATGGCAGTTAGGAATGTGAATCCTGCCATAATGCTACTCAGTTTGTAGCTAGAAGCGTGCGGATAATCATGCATCATTTCAGGGTTTCGTGAGGAGTCGGGTGCATAGAGTCTGAAGCATCAGTGATGTGTAAGGGCACAAATGGTCTTAAGTTCATGTCTTCAGACATAAAGGAATAAACGGAGATTATTCGCTAAGCTGGCTGTTGAATTCTACTGCCAGCCGTCTCTGCCTCTTCTTCCCTACAGAGTCCTGGAAAGTTTATGAAGTATTATCGGCTGCATTTAATGTCTACATCCATTTCTGTTGTTGTCGCTACTTCCGAGTAGAGATAACCTGACATAACGCCCATCGTGATTAGGGTAAAGACATCTGCTTCTGGAAAGCCAAGTCTCAACTAAAGCACCTGTAATGCTTAACTGGCTGGATTGCGAGTGACTTCGAGTAGGCCAATTTAACATGAGCCAAGATATTCTACCAACAAACCCCGAAAAACCTCTGGGTGGACGCTACCAAATTATTAACAAACTAGGCGCAGGGGGGTTTGGTCGAACCTTTCTGGCAGAAGATTTACACCTTCCGGGTCATCCCCAATGCGTGGTAAAACAGCTCAAGCCCCAAACGAGCGAACCTGAAACACTGGCTATGGCGAGACGCCTGTTTGACACGGAAGCAGAGGTTCTCTATCAACTCGGTAATCATGACCAGATTCCTCGTCTACTAGCACATTTTGAAGATAATGAAGAGTTTTATCTGGCTCAGGAATTCATTGAAGGAGAGCCGTTAACCAAAGAGTTCGCTAAAGGTCAGCCGTGGACAGAATCTCAGGTTATCGATTTGTTGCAAGATATTCTCCAAGTGTTGGCGTTCGTCCATGAGCAACAGGTCATCCACCGCGATATTAAACCCCCCAATTTAATTCGTCGCCAGGGTGATGGCAAAATTGTGCTGATTGATTTTGGTGCGGTGAAGCAAGTCAGCAGTCAGGTTGTCAATCCCGAAACAGGGGAAACAAATTTAACGATTTCCATCGGCACCAAGGGTTACATGCCCAACGAGCAATTGGCGGGAACTCCTCGCTTTAGCAGCGATGTCTACGCTGTCGGTATGCTGGGCATTCAGGCATTGACTGGGGTTCATCCTAAAAGCATGGGCGAAGACCCCCAAACCGGCGAAATGGTTTGGCGGGAACATGCACCCCATGTCAGCCCAGAACTGGCTGGTATTTTGGACAAGATGGTGTGCTATGATTTCCGCGATCGCTACCCAACCGCCGCTGATGCCTTGGCAGCACTCCAGAATCTACTCGGTTCGCGTCAAGATTCTCTGCTGATAACTTCGTCATCTGGCCTCAAGGACACACTACCCAGTCAGAAACGACAACCCACTCCTGATGAGCTAGCCTTGGCGGAGGAACTGACGGAAGTGGATACAAATCTAGGGGAAACCAACATTTGGGTGCCCACAGAATTCCCGGTTCAATCTTCAGAGGATAATCATGATACAACAGTATCTCTGTTTCGACGACAACCCTCCGTTGATGCTCCGCAAACCAGAGTACCACCAAAGACTAAACTCCGGTTAATCCCAAGGCAGTGGGTTAAACTCTGGCCTTGGCTAGCTGTCTTAACCGCTGTCGGTGTAACCTTCGTAGTTACCAAAACGGTATTTTCCCCCCAGTTTGCGGGCCGAGCCGTCAACCGTAGCGGGGTGCTGGCGGATCAACCTTCGACTCCGACGCCAACCCAACCGACAACGCCCAAACCTCCGCCGCGCAAGTTGACGGCTGAAGAACTCCAAAAAGAGGGAGAACGCTTGAAAGCAGCCGGAAAATATCAGGAAGCGCTAACATTTTACGACCAAGCGATCGCACTGAAGCCTAAGTTTGCGGAAGCTTATGGGGGGCGTTGTTATTGTCTGAATAAGCTGGAAAAGTTTTCCGAGGCGATGGTGGCGTGTAATGATGCTCTTGACCTGAAGCCGAAATACCCAGAAGCGATGTGGGGTAAAGGCAATGCCTACCAGCAGCAAAAACGCTTAACTAAAGCCCTCGCACTCTATGAGCAGGCTATTATCAAGAAACCCAAATTTGCTGAAGCCTGGGTGAGTCGGGGTATGGTACTTCAATCACTGGGTCGTTCTTATGAAGCACTTTGGGCAGTGGATAGAGCCATTGATCTAGAGCGCAATTCTGCCGATGCTTGGACGACTAAAGGTGAGGCTCTCTGGGAACTCGGACGTTGGGACGAAGCAATTGTCGCTCTAGACAAGGCACTCGAACTTCAACCGAACCATCCAGAGGCCCTTAAACTCCGCCAACAGGCACGCAAAGAGATGGGGCGCTAGATCGCTGGTTCCCTTCGGGTCTTGACAAAAAGTGCAAGGTATGCTTTAAACCGGGGCGAAGTAGTAGTGTAGGGTGCGTTGCAACGCGCCTACGCCTCCCCATTGCTTGTGACAGTCGCGTAAGTCCTGTAATTGTCTAAATTTTCTCAGTGAAATGTAAAGAGTGGTTCACTACTATTAATTACTGTTGCACCGGGTAGCAGAAGTCTCTTGGTGCAACAGTAATTAATACATAATGACTAAAAACGGTTCAAGTTCCTGAGCTAGTTCACAACATTCATATCTTGAATCAGCCACCGACCCTCTTTTCGCACCAAGTCGTACCGAACTTGCAGATTATCATTGTAAGACCTATCTTGATTGGGCTGACCTCCTTGATAGAACTTGGCATTTTCGTTGACAGTGGCATCTACTCTTGCTTGATCCGGATTAGAATCACTGGTTTCAACCGAGTTGACGACCACATTATGGATGTATTCCCAGTACGAATTACTTTGTTTATCAGTTTGAACCCGTTGCCGCCAAGTGGACAGAGCTGGCTCAGCGAGAATTTGATCTAATTGCTCAGTTTGATAGCTTGAGCCGAAAGCCAGTTTCTTCGTGGACAGCCAAGTGTCAATCACTTGTTTAGCTGTCTCCTGAGTCAGAGGACCGGATGGCGCTCTCATCGAATTACCTGGTTCAGGAATAGGAATGGGAGGCTTTGATAGCTCGATCATAGGCTGTGGTCCTTTTAAGTCGGGCGCAGAAAAACCTTGTAACGTTTTTTGTAGCCAACTCAGGGTGACAATCAACAGCCAAATCACAACTCCTGCTCCGACGACACTCGCAATGGCGAGTAAAACCAGGTGTCTGACTTTTGAGGAAGACTTGGACTTGTCCGATGAAGTATGAAGGCGACCGGGAGGTAGACGCTTGAAGTTTTCCCCAGCAGACGAGGTTACTCCTGCCCCAGCATCGGCTTGACGAGAACGAGTCGTCTGGGGTTCAGCTAAACCTTTTTGCCGTTGTCGGCGCGGCGACTTTCCAGAAGGCTCACGAGGTATTTCTGTAACGCTAGGCTCTCCTCCCGCTGACAGTTGCGCCCCGACAGCACTGCGCGAACGGGAGGAAATCCGTTGAGCGTCAGGCAGGGTTGACACGCCTTGTTTAGATGAGTGTTCAGTCGCCGTACCCAACGTTGCCGTCCGGCTGGTTGTGGCAGAGGCGGCTTCTCGTCCATTCGTCCACTGGGAAGCTACAGTCGCAGGTTCATTGACCGAGTAGCGTAAGCTTGAGTTTCCAGACGGTTGCGCCTCACGCGATAAACTCCGACTTGATTCTGAGCCGGAACGGAGATCAGATCGACGAAACGCCTCTGACTCCCTAACACTCTTGGAGGCTCCGGTTGAGCTATAGGTTGAATTTTGAGGTGGAACCACCGTCCAATCGCTGTTGCTTTCCTCTGGTGACTCTGGCAGGGTTTCTAGATACCCTTGTACCTGCTCATCCGCAAAGTATTCCTTCAAGGATGCTTTTTGCTCAGCCAAGTCTCGAAAGTGAGGAAATACGGATTGTTGCAGCCAACGCTCCCCATACAGGCAGAGTCCCGGCAATAAGTCTGGGGCACCCTGAGAATGTTCGCGAATAAAAGCCAGGGGTTCGTACTCTTGGCTAAGTTCTAATGCCCGACTGGCTTCTTCGGTTTGACCTAACAGCAGGGCGCACACCGATTGTTCGAGATGAACATCCTGTCGTCTGCCCAAACGCATCAGCAACTGTTTGGCACGGGCGATTAAAGACGGTTGTCTTTGGGCAAATCCTCGTGCGAGTAGGGCATAAACGGCTAGATAGGTTGCAACAGCAGAGGGGCGTCGTGCTTCGGTTTCAAATAAGGTTTGTTGTTCAGCGGCACTGAGATAGGTTCGTAGCTGTTGGATAAAGCGGAGAAAATCATCCACACTTAATCCGGATTGGTCGTCACCCGTGCCATCAATGCCCCCCCGCTCCTGTAACATCTCTTGGAGCAAACGTAAGCCATTGCGCCGTTCTACGACTGTTTCTTCCGGTAAGGCTAATAGTTCTAGAATGCGGTAGGGACGCAGTTTGTAGAGATCCGATTTAATTTCCCCGCGTAATGAAGGAAACAATCCCTCCCGCAGAAGTAATTCTTGACCCGTTTCTAAGGAAGAGGCGGCATTTTCATACTGGCCTTGTTGCCATTGTTCGCGACCGAGTTCCAGACAGGCCAATGCGATGGTTAGAATAATATCCGGTCGAACAAGCTGGGGGTCTCCTAAACGACCCTTATCCAAACTAATGCTGTCGCGGGTTCCAAGAAAAGGGTTCCCTAATTTGAGAACGAGTTCATATTCCCCAAGTTCTTGCAGAATCAGCAAAGCACCCAGGAATTGCTCATGCTTGATTTCAATACTGGGCGTGTGGGGGTCGATGGGGGCTTCTATGCCTTCCCCACTGCCCGTAAAGCCCAGTGTTACGGATTGAGCTGGTTCTTGATCATAAGTTTTGGTCAGAAAGCTCGCATCATAAGCTGATCGCTGTTCGGGATCAGAGAGTACCGCGTAAGCTTCGTCCAGGAGTTGTTTGCGAGAGTTGATCGCCGCGTCCGAATACTCTCGGCGCGGCAATTGCAAGGCGCGATCGCGATAGGCTTGGCTTAGCTGTTCAGCAGTAGCCTGAATCGGCAATCCTAAAATTCGGTAGTAATCGAGCGGAATTCGCACGGTTCACTTCCCCAGCGATGCGAGCTTATCGAATTAACTTATAGTAGCCAATAGCGCCCTGTCTTTAACATGCTGTGGTTTTTGAACGGTTGCCTTTCGGAAACCAGCCCAGTCGCCTAGCCGTTGAGGACGAGTTGCTTTTGATATGTTAGTAATTCTAGCAATGCCCATGGCTTATCCCACGAGTGAGACTGTTTGATTTTAAACTAATGAGGCAATTTTGACGTCAGTCAATTGGAAGGGTGTCCGGACTGGGAACTCGATTAGACCCGGAAATATGTCACTATTCCTTTCTGGGTCAGTTTGGCTCAACCTGACTTCAGCTTTATGAAGAAGCTGAACATTCGTTGAGAGAAAAATTATCCTATTGTTGCTGTGAGGTTACTATAATCCAATGGTTCAGGAACGAACTTTACCCGAATTCAATGTGGATCAGGCCAATATTACTAGAGAAGAAGGTTTGCTCCTGTACGAAGATATGGTATTAGGTCGCTTGTTTGAAGACAAGTGTGCTGAGATGTACTACCGGGGCAAAATGTTTGGTTTTGTCCACCTCTATAACGGTCAAGAAGCCGTATCCACTGGCGTGATCAGGGCGATGCGCCAGGGTGAAGATTATGTTTGTAGCACCTATCGCGACCACGTCCATGCCTTAAGTGCAGGGGTTCCGGCACGGGAAGTGATGGCGGAGTTGTTTGGTAAGGAAACGGGTTGTAGTAAGGGGCGTGGTGGCTCGATGCACATGTTCTCGGCTCAACATCATCTGTTGGGAGGCTATGCCTTTGTGGCAGAGGGAATTCCTGTGGCGACAGGGGCAGCTTTCACCACCAAGTACCGGCGAGAAGCCTTGGGAGATGCAAGTGCCGATCGCGTATCCGCTTGCTTTTTTGGCGACGGAGCCTGCAATAATGGTCAGTTCTTTGAGTGTTTGAACATGGCAGCCCTGTGGAAACTGCCAATTCTCTATGTGGTGGAAAACAACAAGTGGGCTATTGGCATGGCTCACGAACGAGCCACTTCCGAGCCAGAGATTTACAAAAAAGCCGCTGCCTTTGGGATGGCTGGGGTTGAAGTGGATGGCATGGATGTCTTGGCGGTGCGGGCGGTGGCTCAAGAGGCGATCGCTCGTGCTCGTGCTGGAGAAGGCCCCACTTTAATTGAAGCCCTCACCTACCGCTTCCGAGGTCACTCTCTGGCTGACCCCGATGAACTTCGCTCCAAAGAGGAGAAGGAGTTTTGGTTCCCCAAAGACCCGATTAAAAAGCTAGCGGCTTACCTCACAGAACACAATCTAGCCGACCAAGAAGAACTCTCTGGCATTGATCACCGTATTCAGGAAGTGATTAATGACGCGGTTCAATTTGCCGAGAGCAGCCCAGAACCTGATCCGAGTGAGTTGTATCGCTACATCTTTGCGGAGGATAGCTGAAACGGGTTGCCTGCCGATAAGGCTGAGTTATCTTAAATCTGCTCAGGACGAAGTGAAGCGAATCCTGCCATCCTAGTCACGAACATAAAGAGAGCGCCGATATCCTGCTCTAGGAACACAGCGCTCTCCAATATGTTAATTTTTTTATCTTTTTATAGGTTTAGGGTCTTTATATTGACTGACCCCATATTAAACTCTTCAATTACTTTGCCACGAACTCCTGGAAATCCAGAATTTCATAATCTTTTCTTTGTATTACGGCTGTATCGATTTGTATGACTGTTGGTTTGTTAGGAGAGGACACGGGGAGGGGATGAAGCCCCTTAGCGCAGGTTAACGGCTAAGAGAGTATCTTGTATTAAAGAATTGTTCTTCCCGGCCTTGAGATTGCTTTGCTCTCTCGCACGACAAGTGAACTTAGCAACATTAAGACCTTTCCCGAAGGAGAGAAATTTCTCCGCGTCCTCTACTCTCCAAATCCCCACCTCCTCTTTCGTGAACTCGGTTTAGACTAAATGAGTCAGTGGGGCAATCGGCCCAGAAGGCCGAATTTGGTATTTGACCAAATTAGCTAGATCCTGCAATTGACTGATGGCTTCAGCCCCTTCCAGTTTCATCAGCTCTCGGTCATCCCGCATTTCCGTCCAAGTAATACCGTAATCTGACACTAGAAAACGGATCAGGTGGTTATCTCCCAGACTGACCATAAAAGATGCGCTGTTCATCTGGCTGCCGCAGGTATAGCAGGAAGCCAGATAGCCTCGGTTTTCCAGTACAGTCGCCAAGGCTTGGAGATTCATTACCAAATCTTGAACGAATTGACGGTGTTGCTCTGCAAGTCGTATGAACACGTTAGTCCTCCAAACACCACTCCTAAAATTTTAAATCTTTTATACTTTCTTAAGAATTTACTTGTCATCTCTTGGGAGAGGTCGGTTCAAAATTAAAAAAGTTTCGTTCAATCAAAGCAGATTTCCGTAAACCTTGCACCAGATTACTGGCTCAGTGGTAGCGTTAAAGTATCAATAGCGACACTCACTGACAGGTTCTTGAATGCTAGAGCTTAGCGGAGTTGATTCGGTTCTATCTCAAGAAGGACATGTTGGTCAAGTGCTGTTGAGTGGGAGAGCGAAAGGCTTCAGACCAACTCAACTGATAGAAATTAGTTATCTGTTTGGGCTAACTTAAACCTGAATTTTCTGACAAGCCAAGTTTCACACCAGCAGGTAGAGAACCAGTACTAATTGACTTGCCACCAACCAAAAGTCGGTCCAATCAACCGAATCGTCAGCCAGTAGACCACGAGAAAGGCGATTCCAATCCAAGCTCCTTTCGTTGTCCATTGGACAAATTGTTCGCCTTGGCTTTTGGTAATGGGCAGCCAGGGAAAGATATTCGCTTCTTGACCGTACTTTTCTCCGAGTGTGGCTTTACGCCGTTTAGCTTCACCCATGATTACTCTGTTCTAAGGAATTGAGTATTGATCATAACGCTCTGGATGAGTTTTATTAGCAGATTGTTTACGAAAAGAAAAGTGACAGCCGCCGATTAGTTAAGATAAATTAATGTTATTTCGACCTTGGGAGGCGATCCCAGAGGAGATGGAAGGATTCGGCTCAACCGAATCCATTAAAAAGACCCAACACGACCTTAAAGCCAGTGATCGGGTGCCATCGGAGTGTCTGGTTTAAACCAACTAGCGTCTATATAGTTAATCCGGGCAAAAGGGCTGAGGGCAGATAGAACTTGAGACCCGTAACTGCGATGGTTCACGCGGTTATCGAGGAGTGCCACGACACCTTGAGAGTTCCGCACTGGTGCGATCGCCCGTTGTAATTCTCGTAAAGCAGCCGGCAAGAGATATAAGCGGAACCAATCTAATCGGCGTTGCTTATAGTAAGCCACTTGACCGGCAACTAAAGGATTTTCCAGGGAAGGGAGGGGTAAGGTGGCAATGACCAGCATTTGTGGTGGCGGGAGAATTGATTGATGAGTGCGCCAGAATTCCCAGCCAGTGACAAGGATGCCTCTCTCATCAACAGAAGTCTTTTCTACCTGCACCCGTGTCCCCCATTCCGCCGCCAAAATAGATCCCAGTTGGGCTTTTAGGGGTACATCGCCCACCAAGATCACAGTTAAACCCTTCGTCTGGGAATTCAGGCTGAGGAGAGTGCGAACCTGTTGAATCAAAGCCTCTTGAAATCGCGGCGTATTCGGCATCGGTAGCCCATCGGGCAGATACAGATGAATCAGTTCGCTTTGTCGGTCGGGAGAAAACTTCAAGCATGTTAAGTCTCCTAAGCCCATCTGCTGACGGTAAACAGAGGCTGAAGTCTCTAAATCCAGCGCTTCTGCAATCAGTACCACGGGCTGTTGTGACCAAACGGGGCTGAGGGCTGTCGCCACCTCGACAGGCCCACAATATAAGGAAAACTGACCGGAACCTCGTGCAATCGTGGCCCACAATAACTGGCCTGAGCGTTGCCAGCCCTGCCAAAAGTGTTTCCAGGCTTTTGGTAAATAGGAATATTGATTGTCATCAACTGCTGACTGTAGGGCTTGAAACAGTAACCGCAAAGTATCTTGCTCGGCTGCCTCCAGCAAACAGCACTCGTAAGGATTGGGCGGGTGTACAAAGATAGATTTGGTCAAGCGCACCCGCATGTCTCGGATGAAGTCAGCCTGTTTGGGGCAAGCTAGCATCAGTTCGTCCCAATCGGCTGGCTGGATGCAGGCTTGAAGCTGTTCACGCACCCATCGTTCCAAGTCATCGGCACCATCAATCAAGGTCGGGATGCCGGGAGGAAACCGCTGAAGACCTTCCAGTCGGTCTGCCAGCCAAGCAGCGGGTGAGGTAATTAATAGCCCCTTGAACCGTTCATCTGGAAAAGCGTCTCCTGTGTGAATCGGCTTATTGGTTCCCATCCACTGTTGCAATCGAGGAATTTCCACCCGTAGCAACCACTGCTGTACGGCTACAGGTGCCACGAGAACCACTGGCTCTTGCCAGAGTAAGGCAGGTGCCAGATAGCTCAGACGATACGAGCCATGAGTGC of the Allocoleopsis franciscana PCC 7113 genome contains:
- a CDS encoding IMS domain-containing protein, with the translated sequence MRIPLDYYRILGLPIQATAEQLSQAYRDRALQLPRREYSDAAINSRKQLLDEAYAVLSDPEQRSAYDASFLTKTYDQEPAQSVTLGFTGSGEGIEAPIDPHTPSIEIKHEQFLGALLILQELGEYELVLKLGNPFLGTRDSISLDKGRLGDPQLVRPDIILTIALACLELGREQWQQGQYENAASSLETGQELLLREGLFPSLRGEIKSDLYKLRPYRILELLALPEETVVERRNGLRLLQEMLQERGGIDGTGDDQSGLSVDDFLRFIQQLRTYLSAAEQQTLFETEARRPSAVATYLAVYALLARGFAQRQPSLIARAKQLLMRLGRRQDVHLEQSVCALLLGQTEEASRALELSQEYEPLAFIREHSQGAPDLLPGLCLYGERWLQQSVFPHFRDLAEQKASLKEYFADEQVQGYLETLPESPEESNSDWTVVPPQNSTYSSTGASKSVRESEAFRRSDLRSGSESSRSLSREAQPSGNSSLRYSVNEPATVASQWTNGREAASATTSRTATLGTATEHSSKQGVSTLPDAQRISSRSRSAVGAQLSAGGEPSVTEIPREPSGKSPRRQRQKGLAEPQTTRSRQADAGAGVTSSAGENFKRLPPGRLHTSSDKSKSSSKVRHLVLLAIASVVGAGVVIWLLIVTLSWLQKTLQGFSAPDLKGPQPMIELSKPPIPIPEPGNSMRAPSGPLTQETAKQVIDTWLSTKKLAFGSSYQTEQLDQILAEPALSTWRQRVQTDKQSNSYWEYIHNVVVNSVETSDSNPDQARVDATVNENAKFYQGGQPNQDRSYNDNLQVRYDLVRKEGRWLIQDMNVVN
- a CDS encoding ATP-binding protein, whose amino-acid sequence is MNITATNPWYRVNSHYLMTATVSVHRALEHYVAIKQNQPSEVVPEDASDLNAIASSMSAPPALEQLCTTFNLSPFERNILLMCAGIALLPNATALYANAQGNREMPYPTFGLALEVFPNAHWSAFTPQAPLRHWQLLQVGTAQAITLCPLQIDESILHYLLGEPYQDQRLSNAIAPMRVEAYHQAPLQPSHQQIVERITATWSKSNLASAVHIVQLCGIEAADKWAIGATACKLMGRSIKMMFAHRLPLNPDELHLLMQRWEREVALTNSVLLVDCERLNSVDTQLHTAILQLIQDIRTPLIITTQERLHSPERALITYDVPKLTHSEQLAIWQSSLGSSAAELNGHVEALVTQFNLSTPAILAACLKVKGEMHIEQEVENSASQIQNQLWDICRTMARPRLDDLAQHIESTATWKDLVLPEQQRQILKNISAHVRQRAKVYQDWGFAGKSSRGLGISALFSGASGTGKTMAAEMLSQELHLDLYRIDLSAVVSKYIGETEKNLRRIFDAAEAGGAILLFDEADALFGKRSEVKDSHDRHANVEVSYLLQRMEAYQGLAILTTNLKGSLDQAFLRRIRFVISFPFPDAKARAEIWQRIFPSRTPTQELDVDKLGKLNVAGGNIRNIALNAAFLAADAGEPVMMKHILKSAKSEYVKLERSLTDTEIRGWV
- a CDS encoding surface-adhesin E family protein, whose protein sequence is MPRILFLVFFASLMTALPALAENWVLVTRDEQGTDYYIDTESVQGSNGTYLFWRMAVRAKPDEMGIVAEKTFVSMSCPLQGWRRKAVARFNAQSELVNREEFGENEPLQFFMDGTVGQRLWKFVCR
- a CDS encoding protein kinase domain-containing protein encodes the protein MSQDILPTNPEKPLGGRYQIINKLGAGGFGRTFLAEDLHLPGHPQCVVKQLKPQTSEPETLAMARRLFDTEAEVLYQLGNHDQIPRLLAHFEDNEEFYLAQEFIEGEPLTKEFAKGQPWTESQVIDLLQDILQVLAFVHEQQVIHRDIKPPNLIRRQGDGKIVLIDFGAVKQVSSQVVNPETGETNLTISIGTKGYMPNEQLAGTPRFSSDVYAVGMLGIQALTGVHPKSMGEDPQTGEMVWREHAPHVSPELAGILDKMVCYDFRDRYPTAADALAALQNLLGSRQDSLLITSSSGLKDTLPSQKRQPTPDELALAEELTEVDTNLGETNIWVPTEFPVQSSEDNHDTTVSLFRRQPSVDAPQTRVPPKTKLRLIPRQWVKLWPWLAVLTAVGVTFVVTKTVFSPQFAGRAVNRSGVLADQPSTPTPTQPTTPKPPPRKLTAEELQKEGERLKAAGKYQEALTFYDQAIALKPKFAEAYGGRCYCLNKLEKFSEAMVACNDALDLKPKYPEAMWGKGNAYQQQKRLTKALALYEQAIIKKPKFAEAWVSRGMVLQSLGRSYEALWAVDRAIDLERNSADAWTTKGEALWELGRWDEAIVALDKALELQPNHPEALKLRQQARKEMGR
- a CDS encoding 2'-5' RNA ligase family protein; the encoded protein is MDQSKRRFFIALLPPQEIQDYANEVKEYFAQNYNSKKAQKSPPHITLQPPFEWHLEHLPLLEQALSTFAETQTSVPIILKGFGAFAPRVIYINVVKTPELMRLQGDLMAHLEESLGIVDSVSKTRPFAPHMTVAFQDLTRQNFRAAWPEFQHRELEFQCIVSQLTLLIHDGKRWDVSKNFALSI
- a CDS encoding YdcF family protein — encoded protein: MTEFKRIALSSILAIISITGGCAEDPFPQPTIPISSHSSGVTKPTKLAQSPLKSPTKKAQKEAIFVLGGATERERFAAKFAQQHPRLPIWVSSGSPETYARKVFARAGIKKSRVHLDYEAVDTVTNFTSLADEFQYLGINRVYLITSSDHMRRARVIGEIVFGSRGIQLKPVPVSNKRTPEPPEKCLRDGIRAILWVNANYTDSSLNQGDSTVSKSQTNYSQKLDNCYN